The following are encoded in a window of Paenibacillus polymyxa genomic DNA:
- a CDS encoding glycosyl hydrolase family 95 catalytic domain-containing protein: protein MTKGKRPQSLRLWYRQPAEVWEEALPVGNGRLGAMVFGGIREEHLQLNEDTLWSGFPRDGVQYDALRYLQPVRKLIADGKYKEAEQLINANMLGRDTEAYQPLGDLWITQEGLGEIVQYERELDLLTGTAAVTFQSDGVCYTREVIASAPDGIMMVSLTANKLGKIHASVRITSLHPCEDEIGEDIHFVDSSKWDSDKEDDPSDEPIRDFITLTGRAPSHVESNYHGDHPQSVVYENDLGMAFAVQARVIPEGGTLTKGADGALIISGADKITVYLAAATGFRGFHAMPNSDATESAEACQVILDGAISLGNEQVRQRHEQDHRKLFDRVVLELRGDTLTDDSVLPTDLRLERYQKGQDDLGLEVLLFQYGRYLLMGSSRPGSQPTNLQGIWNDRVQPPWNSNYTTNINAQMNYWPAEVCNLAECHEPLLHMIGEVARTGRRVASIHYGAQGWAAHHNVDVWRYAGPSGGHASWAFWPLGGVWLTAHLWERYLFTLDTAYLAEQAYPLMKGAAAFCMDWLVEGPEGRLVTCPSTSPENKFKTPDGEDCSISMGSTMDMTLIRELLDNCIQAADLLELDDEFRNRCEETRARLMPYQIGRHGQLQEWFIDFEEAEPGHRHVSHLYGLYPGRQIHIRDTPELAEAARISLRRRLDHGGGHTGWSCAWLINLYARLEDGDAAHRYVRTLLSRSTYPNLFDAHPPFQIDGNFGATAGIAEMLLQSRPGELTLLPALPTAWSEGRVSGLKGHGGMTVGMEWSGSRLVRAELVTSISAGSCTIRSAHPFSADARQALPDPEHGGFILSWIFTKEQEITNQHTIIIEGEEETI from the coding sequence GGTCCGGGTTTCCCAGAGACGGCGTTCAGTATGATGCTTTGCGATATTTGCAGCCTGTCAGAAAGCTGATTGCAGATGGAAAATACAAGGAAGCGGAACAACTGATTAATGCGAATATGCTAGGTCGCGATACGGAAGCCTATCAGCCTTTGGGAGATTTGTGGATTACGCAGGAGGGCCTAGGGGAAATTGTGCAATATGAACGGGAACTGGATTTGCTGACTGGAACGGCAGCGGTCACTTTTCAGAGTGATGGAGTTTGCTATACCCGTGAAGTTATCGCCAGTGCGCCAGATGGAATCATGATGGTGTCACTGACTGCGAATAAGCTTGGGAAGATCCATGCATCTGTGCGCATCACTTCCCTCCATCCTTGTGAAGACGAGATTGGAGAGGATATACATTTTGTTGATTCATCCAAATGGGATAGCGATAAAGAGGACGATCCATCCGATGAGCCGATCAGGGACTTTATTACGTTGACTGGGCGAGCGCCCAGTCATGTGGAATCTAATTATCACGGCGATCATCCACAGTCTGTCGTTTATGAAAATGATTTGGGGATGGCTTTTGCAGTTCAGGCGAGGGTTATTCCCGAGGGAGGAACCTTGACGAAGGGTGCTGATGGAGCACTGATCATCTCGGGCGCGGATAAAATCACGGTGTATTTGGCAGCAGCTACCGGATTTCGGGGATTTCACGCTATGCCGAATAGTGATGCAACGGAGTCAGCAGAAGCATGTCAAGTCATTTTAGACGGAGCAATTTCGCTGGGAAATGAGCAGGTGCGGCAACGCCATGAACAGGATCACCGAAAGCTGTTTGACCGCGTTGTATTAGAACTGAGAGGTGATACTCTAACCGACGACTCCGTTCTACCGACAGATCTGCGATTAGAACGTTATCAGAAAGGTCAGGACGACCTGGGGCTGGAGGTGCTGTTATTTCAGTATGGCCGCTATTTGCTCATGGGCAGCTCGCGTCCGGGGAGTCAGCCTACCAATCTTCAGGGCATCTGGAATGACCGGGTGCAGCCGCCGTGGAACAGTAATTATACAACCAATATCAATGCTCAGATGAACTATTGGCCCGCAGAGGTATGCAATCTTGCCGAGTGCCATGAACCATTGCTGCACATGATTGGAGAAGTGGCTCGTACGGGACGGAGGGTAGCCTCCATCCATTATGGTGCTCAAGGGTGGGCAGCTCATCACAATGTAGATGTGTGGAGATACGCCGGGCCTTCAGGAGGCCATGCCAGTTGGGCGTTTTGGCCGCTTGGGGGTGTATGGCTCACTGCTCACCTATGGGAGCGCTATCTGTTTACCCTGGATACAGCCTATCTGGCAGAACAAGCTTATCCCCTCATGAAGGGGGCGGCAGCCTTTTGCATGGACTGGCTCGTGGAAGGCCCGGAGGGGCGGCTTGTGACATGTCCATCTACATCACCTGAAAATAAATTTAAAACGCCGGACGGCGAGGATTGCAGTATCTCTATGGGCTCCACCATGGATATGACGCTGATTCGGGAGCTGTTGGATAACTGCATTCAAGCTGCAGACCTGCTGGAATTAGACGATGAATTCCGCAACCGCTGCGAGGAGACACGGGCACGGTTAATGCCCTATCAAATCGGACGTCACGGCCAGTTACAGGAATGGTTTATCGATTTTGAGGAAGCGGAGCCTGGGCATCGACATGTTTCGCATCTATATGGGTTATATCCCGGTCGACAAATTCACATCCGTGATACCCCGGAGCTGGCTGAGGCAGCCCGCATATCGCTGCGTCGACGGCTTGATCACGGTGGTGGTCATACCGGATGGAGCTGTGCCTGGTTGATTAACCTGTACGCTCGGCTGGAAGATGGCGACGCCGCACATCGGTATGTTCGCACGTTGCTGTCGCGATCGACCTATCCTAATTTATTCGATGCTCACCCGCCTTTTCAGATCGACGGTAATTTTGGTGCGACGGCGGGGATTGCAGAAATGCTGCTACAAAGCCGTCCGGGAGAGCTGACGTTACTGCCTGCCTTGCCAACGGCATGGTCGGAGGGACGGGTCAGTGGATTGAAGGGACATGGCGGGATGACGGTCGGCATGGAATGGTCCGGTTCCCGGCTTGTCCGTGCCGAACTGGTCACATCCATCTCAGCAGGAAGCTGCACGATTCGGAGCGCACATCCGTTTAGCGCAGATGCTCGTCAGGCTCTGCCTGATCCTGAGCATGGAGGATTTATTTTGTCATGGATTTTTACCAAAGAGCAGGAAATAACGAACCAACATACGATTATAATTGAAGGAGAGGAAGAGACAATATGA
- a CDS encoding GH1 family beta-glucosidase, protein MTIFQFPQDFMWGTATAAYQIEGAYEEDGRGLSIWDTFAHTPGKVFNGDNGNVACDSYHRYEEDIRLMKELGIRTYRFSVSWPRIFPNGDGEVNQEGLDYYHRVVDLLNENGIEPFCTLYHWDLPQALQDAGGWENRRTIQAFVHFAETMFREFHGKIHHWLTFNEPWCIAFLSNMLGVHAPGLTNLQTAINVGHHLLVAHGLSVRRFRELGTSGQIGIAPNVSWAVPYSTSEEDKAACARTISLHSDWFLQPIYQGSYPQFLVDWFAEQGATVPIQDGDMDIIGEPIDMIGINYYAMSVNRFNPEAGFLQSEEINMGLPVTDIGWPVESRGLYEVLHYLQKYGNLDIYITENGACINDDVVNGKVQDDRRISYMQQHLVQVHRAIHDGLHVKGYMAWSLMDNFEWAEGYNMRFGMIHVDFRTQVRTPKESYYWYRNVVSNNWLETRR, encoded by the coding sequence ATGACCATTTTTCAATTTCCGCAGGACTTTATGTGGGGGACCGCGACGGCAGCCTATCAAATCGAGGGAGCTTATGAGGAGGATGGGAGAGGTTTGTCGATCTGGGATACCTTTGCCCATACACCTGGCAAAGTATTCAACGGTGATAACGGCAATGTAGCTTGTGACAGCTATCATCGCTACGAGGAAGATATCCGTCTAATGAAGGAACTGGGCATTCGTACATACCGTTTTTCAGTGTCCTGGCCGCGTATATTTCCCAATGGTGACGGTGAAGTCAATCAAGAAGGATTGGACTATTATCATCGCGTAGTCGATTTGTTGAACGAAAATGGGATTGAACCGTTTTGTACACTGTACCATTGGGATCTGCCTCAAGCGCTTCAGGATGCTGGAGGATGGGAGAATCGTCGCACGATTCAAGCGTTTGTCCATTTTGCAGAAACGATGTTCCGCGAGTTTCACGGTAAAATACACCATTGGCTAACATTCAATGAACCATGGTGCATCGCCTTTTTATCTAATATGCTGGGTGTTCATGCCCCGGGTCTGACAAATCTTCAGACAGCCATTAATGTAGGACATCATTTGCTAGTTGCGCATGGTCTTTCTGTGCGCCGTTTCCGCGAGCTGGGCACCAGTGGCCAGATCGGTATCGCTCCCAATGTCTCCTGGGCTGTTCCTTACAGCACATCTGAGGAAGATAAAGCCGCTTGTGCGCGCACTATTTCCCTGCACAGTGACTGGTTTCTTCAACCTATTTATCAAGGCTCGTATCCTCAGTTTTTGGTAGACTGGTTTGCGGAGCAGGGAGCCACCGTGCCTATTCAGGATGGAGATATGGATATTATCGGCGAGCCTATTGATATGATCGGTATCAATTACTATGCTATGTCAGTTAATCGTTTTAATCCTGAAGCCGGGTTTCTTCAATCTGAAGAAATCAATATGGGGCTACCTGTAACGGATATCGGTTGGCCAGTGGAGTCGCGTGGGCTGTACGAGGTACTGCATTATTTGCAAAAATACGGTAACCTCGATATTTATATCACAGAGAATGGGGCTTGCATCAACGATGATGTCGTGAATGGCAAGGTTCAGGATGACCGTCGTATTTCGTATATGCAGCAGCATTTGGTGCAGGTACACCGGGCTATTCATGACGGCCTTCATGTCAAAGGATATATGGCATGGTCACTTATGGACAATTTTGAGTGGGCAGAGGGATATAATATGAGATTTGGCATGATTCATGTCGATTTCCGCACACAGGTCCGCACCCCGAAGGAAAGTTACTATTGGTATCGAAATGTAGTAAGTAATAACTGGTTGGAGACCAGACGTTAA